One genomic region from Sulfuriflexus mobilis encodes:
- the hscB gene encoding co-chaperone HscB, whose translation MQVDLGKNYFELFGLPVSFELDTSSLTERYRDLQRSVHPDRFANASDRERRLSMQQASLVNEAHRALKDPLQRARYMLSLQGIDIHDESNTVMDGMFLMEQMELREELDAITGKDDPLAALAEFIAGIESRIAERVQKLTGLFANVNDENLQQAHGLSLQLQFLYRLREEAESREESLL comes from the coding sequence ATGCAGGTAGACCTTGGTAAAAATTACTTCGAATTATTCGGCCTCCCGGTTTCTTTCGAGCTTGATACCTCCAGCCTGACTGAGCGTTACCGTGACCTGCAGCGCAGTGTACATCCGGACCGCTTTGCCAATGCATCGGATCGGGAGAGACGACTATCCATGCAGCAGGCCTCATTGGTCAACGAAGCTCATCGTGCACTTAAAGACCCCCTGCAGCGTGCACGTTATATGTTGAGCCTGCAGGGTATCGATATCCATGATGAATCAAATACTGTCATGGACGGTATGTTTCTGATGGAGCAAATGGAGTTGCGCGAAGAACTCGATGCCATTACCGGCAAGGATGATCCACTTGCTGCGCTGGCCGAATTTATTGCCGGTATTGAGTCACGCATTGCTGAGCGGGTACAGAAACTGACCGGCCTGTTTGCTAATGTGAACGACGAAAACCTGCAACAGGCACATGGCCTGAGTTTACAGTTACAATTTTTATACCGCTTACGCGAAGAGGCAGAGTCTCGAGAAGAGAGCCTGCTCTAG
- the iscU gene encoding Fe-S cluster assembly scaffold IscU yields MAYSDKVMDHYENPRNVGTFGNDDTDVGTGMVGAPACGDVMRLQIKVNDSGVIEDARFKTYGCGSAIASSSLLTEWVKGKTLDEAGEIKNSQIAEELALPPVKVHCSVLAEDAIKAAITDYKSKQGK; encoded by the coding sequence ATGGCATACAGTGACAAGGTAATGGACCACTACGAGAACCCGCGTAACGTTGGTACTTTTGGCAACGATGATACCGATGTTGGTACCGGCATGGTCGGTGCGCCGGCCTGTGGTGACGTTATGCGCCTGCAGATCAAGGTAAATGATAGTGGCGTGATTGAAGATGCGCGTTTCAAGACCTATGGTTGCGGTTCAGCGATTGCATCAAGCTCGTTGCTTACCGAGTGGGTAAAAGGCAAGACCCTGGACGAAGCGGGTGAGATCAAAAATTCCCAGATCGCCGAAGAACTGGCACTGCCACCTGTAAAGGTACATTGTTCAGTGCTCGCCGAAGATGCCATCAAGGCCGCGATCACGGATTACAAGAGCAAGCAAGGCAAATAA
- the iscA gene encoding iron-sulfur cluster assembly protein IscA, translated as MAVTLTDKAAERIRHFLDSRGSGLGLRLAVKTTGCSGMAYVVEFVDEANPEDTSFEAHGIKIFVDPKSLIYLDGTELDYAKEGLNEGFQFNNPNVKDTCGCGESFTV; from the coding sequence ATGGCGGTTACGCTAACCGACAAGGCAGCTGAACGCATTCGCCACTTTCTTGACTCTCGTGGTTCAGGGCTGGGGCTGCGTCTTGCTGTAAAGACGACGGGCTGTTCGGGTATGGCCTATGTGGTTGAGTTTGTGGATGAAGCAAACCCTGAAGACACAAGCTTTGAGGCCCATGGCATCAAGATCTTCGTTGATCCAAAAAGTCTTATCTACCTGGATGGCACTGAGCTTGATTATGCCAAGGAAGGTCTGAACGAGGGCTTCCAGTTCAATAATCCTAACGTCAAGGATACCTGCGGCTGCGGCGAGAGCTTTACCGTATAA
- a CDS encoding IscS subfamily cysteine desulfurase: MKLPIYFDYSATTPVDPRVAEKMMACLTPDGNFGNPASRSHAFGWEAEAAIETARKQVADLVNCDPKEIIWTSGATESDNLAIKGVAHFYKKKGKHIITSKTEHKAVLDSCRQLEREGFEVTYLDPETNGLIDLGKLEAAMREDTILVSIMHVNNEIGVIQDIEAIGELTRPRGIIFHVDAAQSPGKVDIDLQKAKVDLMSFSAHKIYGPKGVGALFVRRKPRVRLEAQMHGGGHERGLRSGTLPTHQIVGMGEAFRIAKEEMAEENARILKLRQRLLDGMKGIEEVYINGDMEHRVAGNINISYNYVEGESLIMALKDLAVSSGSACTSSSLEPSYVLRAIGRNDELAHSSIRFTIGRFTTEEEIDYAIALIHKSIDKLRALSPLWDMFKEGIDLDSVKWAAH; this comes from the coding sequence ATGAAGCTACCGATTTATTTTGATTACTCTGCGACAACCCCGGTAGACCCGCGTGTTGCCGAGAAGATGATGGCGTGTCTGACGCCAGACGGTAATTTTGGTAATCCGGCCTCGCGCTCTCACGCCTTTGGCTGGGAGGCTGAAGCCGCTATTGAAACGGCGCGTAAGCAGGTTGCCGATCTCGTCAACTGTGACCCGAAGGAAATCATCTGGACCTCAGGTGCGACCGAGTCGGATAATCTGGCGATCAAGGGTGTGGCACACTTCTATAAGAAGAAGGGCAAGCACATCATCACCAGCAAGACCGAACATAAGGCCGTGCTGGATAGTTGTCGCCAGCTGGAACGCGAAGGTTTTGAGGTGACGTATCTCGATCCGGAGACAAATGGCCTAATCGACCTTGGCAAGCTTGAGGCGGCCATGCGTGAGGACACCATACTGGTTTCGATTATGCACGTAAATAATGAAATCGGCGTGATTCAGGATATCGAAGCTATCGGTGAACTGACGCGTCCTCGTGGCATTATCTTCCATGTCGATGCCGCACAGAGTCCCGGCAAGGTTGATATCGACTTGCAAAAGGCCAAGGTTGACCTGATGTCATTCTCGGCACACAAGATTTATGGTCCGAAGGGTGTGGGTGCGCTTTTTGTGCGTCGTAAACCACGCGTTCGTCTTGAGGCACAGATGCATGGTGGTGGTCATGAACGTGGTCTGCGTTCCGGTACGCTGCCAACTCACCAGATTGTTGGTATGGGTGAGGCCTTCCGCATTGCCAAGGAAGAAATGGCTGAAGAGAATGCGCGTATTCTGAAGCTGCGCCAGCGCCTGCTTGATGGCATGAAAGGTATTGAAGAAGTATATATCAATGGTGATATGGAACATCGTGTCGCCGGTAATATCAACATCAGTTATAACTATGTTGAAGGCGAGTCATTGATCATGGCGTTGAAAGACCTGGCTGTTTCATCCGGCTCGGCCTGTACATCGTCCAGCCTGGAACCGTCGTACGTATTGCGCGCCATTGGTCGTAATGATGAGCTGGCACATAGCTCGATTCGTTTCACTATTGGCCGTTTCACAACGGAAGAAGAAATTGATTACGCGATTGCACTGATTCACAAGAGTATCGATAAGCTTCGGGCACTGTCTCCACTATGGGATATGTTCAAGGAAGGTATCGACCTGGATTCAGTGAAGTGGGCAGCGCATTAA